Proteins from a single region of Nitrospinota bacterium:
- a CDS encoding bifunctional riboflavin kinase/FAD synthetase, giving the protein MQIVRGVRNLAEKPVRPVVTLGNFDGVHIGHQVIFSKVIAKAGETGGTSVVYTFDPHPLKILAPEQSPNLLTTFKKKMELIAACGIDMTICADFNRSFALMHPRDFALKLKNGLAMESVYVGHDYSFGQAKAGTIDYLKKMGEEMGFAVEVVDAVNVDGQRVSSSAIRNLVGEGDVGGAAKRLGRLYSIAGKVVSGHRRGKAIGFPTANIETPYEVIPAVGVYAVFARLGRGEWFEGVVNVGYNPTFNRDDLIVEAHLIDHDEDLYGGEMEIYFAGRLRDEKKFSGVEELKAQIASDIGAARSILLDVRNSGAVIDPVAETGLK; this is encoded by the coding sequence ATGCAGATAGTCCGTGGAGTCCGCAACCTTGCGGAAAAGCCGGTGCGGCCCGTGGTGACCCTTGGCAATTTCGACGGGGTGCATATCGGCCACCAGGTGATCTTCTCCAAGGTCATCGCAAAGGCCGGGGAAACCGGCGGAACATCGGTAGTCTATACCTTCGATCCGCACCCGCTCAAAATACTCGCTCCGGAGCAAAGCCCCAACCTGCTCACCACCTTCAAGAAAAAAATGGAGCTTATCGCGGCATGCGGAATAGACATGACCATTTGCGCCGATTTCAACCGCAGTTTCGCCCTGATGCACCCGCGAGACTTCGCCCTCAAGCTCAAAAACGGACTTGCGATGGAATCAGTTTACGTCGGGCATGACTATTCGTTCGGCCAGGCAAAGGCCGGCACCATAGACTATCTTAAAAAGATGGGGGAGGAGATGGGCTTTGCCGTGGAGGTGGTGGACGCGGTGAATGTGGACGGCCAGCGTGTGTCGTCCAGCGCGATACGCAACCTTGTGGGGGAAGGGGACGTGGGCGGGGCGGCGAAGCGGCTTGGCAGGCTTTACTCCATCGCCGGAAAAGTTGTCTCCGGCCACAGGCGCGGCAAGGCCATAGGGTTCCCGACCGCCAATATTGAAACGCCGTACGAGGTGATCCCGGCGGTGGGGGTGTACGCGGTATTCGCCCGGCTGGGGCGGGGGGAATGGTTTGAGGGGGTTGTCAACGTTGGATACAACCCCACATTCAACCGGGACGACTTGATCGTGGAGGCCCACCTTATTGACCACGATGAGGACCTTTATGGAGGCGAGATGGAGATATATTTCGCCGGCAGGCTGCGGGACGAGAAAAAGTTTTCCGGCGTGGAAGAGTTAAAGGCCCAGATAGCCTCGGACATCGGCGCGGCCCGGTCCATATTGCTGGATGTCAGGAACAGCGGGGCCGTCATAGATCCTGTGGCGGAAACGGGGCTCAAATAA